A region of the Microbulbifer pacificus genome:
TACCCACCGCGGCGGCGGCCCAGCGCGCGAGATCGTCATCGCAGGGCAGGTCTGGTTGGCTGGTGGCCCGCTGAACGTCGACAAATACATCAGCGGGCACCAGCGGCGAGGATTCGGATTGGTTCTTGTTCATGGGCGTTGCGTTAAGCCGCATCTTCTCCGGCTGCGCGCAGGGCTCTGCGGGCTTCGCGCTCCGCCTGCTGCTTCGCTTCCACTTCCGCTTCGTGCACGTCGTAGGCTTCCACGATGCGCTGGACCAGCGGGTGACGCACGACGTCTTTGGCGCCGAAGTGGGTAAAGCTGATGCCGTTGACGTTATCCAGTACCTCGATGGCGTGACGCAGACCAGAAGCTGCACCGCGGGGCAGGTCGATCTGGCTGGGGTCGCCGGTAATGACCGCAGTGGAGCCGAATCCGATGCGGGTCAGGAACATTTTCATCTGTTCGCGGGTGGTGTTCTGGCTCTCGTCGAGGATAACGAAGGCGTTGTTCAGGGTGCGCCCGCGCATATAGGCCAGCGGCGCCACTTCGATCACGTTGCGCTCGATGAGTTTGCCCACGGTTTCAAAACCGAGCATTTCATAGAGTGCGTCGTAGAGAGGGCGCAAATAGGGGTCTACTTTCTGGCTCAGGTCGCCAGGCAGGAACCCGAGCTTTTCTCCCGCTTCCACCGCAGGGCGGACCAGCAGGATGCGCTCGACGGAATCTTTCAGCAGGGCCTCTACCGCGCAGGCAACGGCGAGGTAGGTTTTACCGGTACCGGCGGGGCCGACGCCGAAGTTGATATCGTGGGTCTGCACGGCGCGCACATATTTGCGCTGGTTTACCCCTCGCGGACG
Encoded here:
- a CDS encoding PhoH family protein, yielding METNLETQALAHSITLEPNDARRLANLCGQFDQHLRQIEQRLDIEIRNRGNQFAIYGDARSARAAGEILSNLYRETGAKDSLTPDEIHLALQQSGVEELVDARQSVAEGEGDQVVLIRTKKCSVRPRGVNQRKYVRAVQTHDINFGVGPAGTGKTYLAVACAVEALLKDSVERILLVRPAVEAGEKLGFLPGDLSQKVDPYLRPLYDALYEMLGFETVGKLIERNVIEVAPLAYMRGRTLNNAFVILDESQNTTREQMKMFLTRIGFGSTAVITGDPSQIDLPRGAASGLRHAIEVLDNVNGISFTHFGAKDVVRHPLVQRIVEAYDVHEAEVEAKQQAEREARRALRAAGEDAA